The Malassezia restricta chromosome VI, complete sequence genome segment GAGCAGTATATCCTGCGGTACTTTGGACACCGCCTGAATCGAGACACGCTCAAAATTGTACGTACCCTCCGCTGACACAGTAGTTACTCGAGCTGGGCGACATGGATTTCAGCCACATCCTCAAGGCACACGCACCGCTCTCACGCGTGCAGATCTGTGAGTACTGGCACCAGATgctcgaggccgtgcacTTTATCCACGAAAAGGGCAATCTGGTGCACTCGGACCTCAAGCCGGCCAACTTTCTGATGGCCAAGGGCCGCCTCAAGCTCATCGACTTTGGCATTGCCCAAAAGATCCCGATCGGCACGATTCACATCTCGCGCGAGGCCATCATCGGCACCCCGAACTACATGGCGCCGGAGGCGATCAAAATCGCCAAGgcacacggccgccgcgtgTACAAGGCTGGCAAGGCCAGTGATGTGTGGTCACTTGGCTGCATCTTGTACCAAATGGTCTACGGACGCCCGCCCTTCGACCGACTCAGCGGCGAGAAAAAGCTGGAGGCCATCATGGACCCAGCCCACGACATTCCCTTCCCACCTCACCGCGTGCTCGACGACCCGACATCCGAGCCGGTGGATGCACCGATGCTCGAAGCCCTCACTACGTCCCTGCGCTACGATGCTCAGACACGCGCACACATCCCGGCCTTGCTCAGCAGCGAGCTCTTCCACCACCACCTCGGCGAGACCGTCACCATCTCACGCAAGACACTCCGTGCCCTCGTCGTACGactgcagcagcacgccatCCAAGGCGAGCTCACCGACACCAacgcgatccagcgcgccGATGTACGTCCCGCCCGACTCACACTCCCAGGTCTTGTTCGACAacctgcgccgcacggcctcATAGCCAGCCCCAGGCTCATACCCCCCCCCCCTTttgtatcacgtgataggTAGGCGCACGGCCGGTCGTACcccgccacggccacgacCCACCTCGATCGTGGGAGTGCAGGCCCATGCCAGATGCGCAaagtcggcggcgcgtgctgaTCGCGGCGTATCTGCTGCCGAAAACCATCGAGTTCCAGTCTAACGAGGCACACGAGGCAGATGAAAGTGCCATCGAGCGGACGTACTCACCGCCCACCCAGCATGGCACGTCCTATaccgagcagctcgcgcaccAGCTCACCTCGTCCCTCATGGAGGCGATCGACAAAGAACAAGCACGCTCGCGTGTACTCGCCGGTCGGCCTGGACGCGTATCGAccaccatgtcgtcgtcaccaCGGCAAGCGCTctcggcgccgcgagaCCGAGTGAACATGGCCGAGCTGATGGCCGATGCCGCGGCCGGCACGAAGCCATCCTACCTACAGCGATCTTCCTCCTCGATCACCTCGTATGAAGTGGATATGGAACAAAGACACTCGGACAACGCGCCGCAGGCGGTAAAAAGTTCGCTCTCCGATCACGGCCGTCGCGCGAGTGCACAGGGCGAGCTGGGCACCTCGCAAGCTACGCCACCGCGATCCATGCCCCCGCCCGTATCTTCCGCCTCCTCTACCTCCCCCTTACCGATACCGATCAGCATTATATCCGATCTAGAGGCCAAGAGCCATCAAGGCACAGCTACGGCACCCACGCCGAAAGAGAATCCGTACGGACTCGGCTCCAGCACACCCGTCCCGCCCGTTCGATCCTCGGCCGCGAcatcgagcacgacgccacgGCTCATGGAGCACCCTCACCTCGCGCCTGGCTGGACGGACGGGATCGAGGCGATCCACACCTCCTCGGCGCCGAATGCCGCCCCACGACCAAGAGGGCCCACACCTGCCTCGACGGAAGGAGCTGTGCGCGATGAAGAGAGACGGACCAGCACCGTGTGGCGCTTCAACATCGCACGGCCAGCGCTTCGATCGCGCAGCAAGCGATTCTCATCATCACAGCAAAGGATCCCTTTCGAGTTCCTGCCGAATCCAGGTGCGAATCACGGCCTCTTCAATGCCGTCAACAGTGCCGGCACGCAGGTCGCGAGCAGGTCAGTCTATGTCGGCACGCTCGGTATCGAGATGGACTGGCTTTCcacgcacatgcgcgccgAGATCGATGCGAAAGCGATGGACCAGCACAAATGCGTGCCGGTGTGGCTGAAGGACGACGAGTATGTCCACTGCTACCATCACTATTGCAAGCAAATTTTGTGGCCCGCCTTCCACTATACGCAGCCGAgtgcgcaggcgctcgagaccGAGCATGATGCGTTTCACGCCTACGTCAAAGTGAACCAAAGCTTTGCGGATCGCATCGTGGCCGAGTACCGCGAAGGCGACGTGATCTGGATTCATGACTACCACCTCCTTCTGGTGCCGGCCATGGTCCGTGCCGTGCTGCCTCGTGCACCGATCGGGCTGTTTGTGCACATTGCCTTCCCGTCCAGCGAGATTTTCCGGTGCCTCAGCCGGCGCGAGGAGTTGCTTCGTggcatgctcggcgcggATCTGATTGGATTCCAGACGCACAACTTCTTCCAGCATTTCCGCCAGACGGTCAGTCGCATATTGCAGCTGCCCACGACATCGCGCGGCatcgtcctgcagcgctcGTTTGTCACAGTGGCACCTTTTCCCATCGGCATTGACGTCCGCGTGCTCAAtcagcgccgccagcatCCCGACGTGCGCGAATGGGTCGCGAAGCTCAAGGAGCGCTTTGCAGGGATGCGCGTGATTGTCGGGCGCGACAAGCTGGACTGGATCAAGGGCGTGCGCGAAAAGCTCCTGGCCTTTGAGCTCTTCCTGGACCAGCACCCTGAGTGGGTGGGGCGTGTCGTCCTGGTCCAAGTGGCGCTCGCGACGGTCCAGGAGAACCACGAAGTCGGCGACGTGAGCGATATCGTGTCGCGCATCAACCGCAAGCACAGCAGCTTGACGTATCAGCCCGTGGTCTTCTTACATGTCAACGAAATCACCTTCAGCCAGTACCTGGCCCTCCTCACCATGGCCGACGCCTTTGTGGCCACGTCGCTGAGAGAAGGTATGAACCTCACGTCGCATGAGTATGTGATTGCGCAGGAGGAGCGCAAACGCCCGCTCATCCTCTCTGAATTCACCGGCGCATACTCCGCGCTGCGGGCCTGTATTGGCATCAACCCGTTCCATGCCCAGCAAGTCGCCcaggccatcgagcgcgcatTGACGATGGATGAAGACGAGATGGCCCAGCGCTGGACGGATCTGCACCGCACGGTGGTGTCCCAGACGGCGGAGCACTGGGTGCTGTCCGTGCTCAGCCAACTGGAACGCGCGCATCTCAGTCAGCCGTCGCCCAACACCATGTTCACGCCGCGCCTGGAAATTGGGCAAATGCAAGCCGAatggcgcgtcgctgggaCGCGCCTCGTTCTGCTCTCGCTCGAGCACACACTCGTATGGGAAGATGCGAAGCAGCTCCACGAGCATGGATTTGAGCCACCggccgagctcgtcggtgtgctgcgtcgtctCACGGCCGATCCACGCAACTATGTCTATGTGCTGAGCCGCAAGAGCACCACGGATCTCGATCAGCTcgcacgcgccgtgccggcgcTAGGCATCATCGCAGAGAACGGGTGCTATGCCCAGCACTGTACACGCGCACCAGACGGTGCATGTGAATGGATCTCGCTGGTCGACGGCATTGA includes the following:
- a CDS encoding trehalose 6-phosphate synthase complex regulatory subunit, producing MPDAQSRRRVLIAAYLLPKTIEFQSNEAHEADESAIERTYSPPTQHGTSYTEQLAHQLTSSLMEAIDKEQARSRVLAGRPGRVSTTMSSSPRQALSAPRDRVNMAELMADAAAGTKPSYLQRSSSSITSYEVDMEQRHSDNAPQAVKSSLSDHGRRASAQGELGTSQATPPRSMPPPVSSASSTSPLPIPISIISDLEAKSHQGTATAPTPKENPYGLGSSTPVPPVRSSAATSSTTPRLMEHPHLAPGWTDGIEAIHTSSAPNAAPRPRGPTPASTEGAVRDEERRTSTVWRFNIARPALRSRSKRFSSSQQRIPFEFLPNPGANHGLFNAVNSAGTQVASRSVYVGTLGIEMDWLSTHMRAEIDAKAMDQHKCVPVWLKDDEYVHCYHHYCKQILWPAFHYTQPSAQALETEHDAFHAYVKVNQSFADRIVAEYREGDVIWIHDYHLLLVPAMVRAVLPRAPIGLFVHIAFPSSEIFRCLSRREELLRGMLGADLIGFQTHNFFQHFRQTVSRILQLPTTSRGIVLQRSFVTVAPFPIGIDVRVLNQRRQHPDVREWVAKLKERFAGMRVIVGRDKLDWIKGVREKLLAFELFLDQHPEWVGRVVLVQVALATVQENHEVGDVSDIVSRINRKHSSLTYQPVVFLHVNEITFSQYLALLTMADAFVATSLREGMNLTSHEYVIAQEERKRPLILSEFTGAYSALRACIGINPFHAQQVAQAIERALTMDEDEMAQRWTDLHRTVVSQTAEHWVLSVLSQLERAHLSQPSPNTMFTPRLEIGQMQAEWRVAGTRLVLLSLEHTLVWEDAKQLHEHGFEPPAELVGVLRRLTADPRNYVYVLSRKSTTDLDQLARAVPALGIIAENGCYAQHCTRAPDGACEWISLVDGIDMKWREPVRNILDYFTERTPGAWIEERSTTITWYFCEGTTNQQDVAWARRQASEVQSLITDSLGERFSLRMINENTHFVIMPKNVGFTPAVQYMLALDNMGSLPVRQGTPGKALFEFVLYIGHDEKLLSHLNHVDLPFAPRTCTTARPDTIAGSIASCQLEPGKQVLDALEEIVDVHLRDLKWGGPAMMDV